The proteins below come from a single Papaver somniferum cultivar HN1 chromosome 11, ASM357369v1, whole genome shotgun sequence genomic window:
- the LOC113322101 gene encoding heme-binding-like protein At3g10130, chloroplastic encodes MGMVFGKISVETAKHEVVQSSEDYEIRKYTPCVVAEVAYDPSKFGGDRDGGFMVLANYIGAVGNPQNTKPEKIAMTAPVITTQKASEKIAMTAPVITTQRTPETVDTHQEKTTATSMVMQFVLPTSKYTSVEQAPKPTDERVVIREEGERKYAVVKFSGLTTDQLVEEKVKKLKESLERDGCKIITRENEEPFLLARYNPPWTLPMFRTNEIMIPVE; translated from the coding sequence ATGGGTATGGTATTTGGGAAAATTAGTGTAGAGACAGCAAAACATGAAGTTGTTCAATCATCAGAAGATTACGAAATCCGAAAGTACACTCCTTGTGTGGTAGCTGAAGTGGCTTACGATCCATCAAAATTTGGCGGAGACCGTGATGGTGGATTCATGGTTCTTGCAAATTACATTGGCGCTGTTGGAAATCCTCAGAACACTAAACCCGAGAAGATAGCGATGACGGCACCAGTCATTACTACTCAAAAAGCATCAGAAAAGATTGCGATGACGGCTCCAGTCATTACTACACAGAGAACACCAGAAACTGTTGATACGCATCAGGAAAAAACAACAGCAACATCCATGGTTATGCAGTTTGTACTGCCGACGAGCAAGTACACGAGCGTGGAGCAAGCGCCGAAGCCTACGGATGAAAGGGTTGTGATAAGAGAGGAAGGTGAGAGGAAGTACGCTGTGGTTAAGTTCTCAGGATTAACAACGGATCAATTGGTGGAAGAAAAGGTGAAGAAGCTGAAGGAGAGCTTGGAGAGAGATGGCTGTAAGATAATTACTAGGGAAAACGAGGAACCGTTCTTGTTAGCCAGGTATAATCCACCATGGACATTACCTATGTTCCGTACAAATGAGATTATGATTCCTGTTGAATGA